Proteins encoded by one window of Fictibacillus marinisediminis:
- a CDS encoding DUF2187 family protein: MVVANQGDLVEYNGLTGRVVATYTNTAVIDFKEFNEIDPEKEKQVIRHTDYKIHKK; this comes from the coding sequence ATGGTAGTAGCAAATCAAGGTGATCTGGTAGAATACAATGGGTTAACAGGCAGAGTAGTAGCTACCTATACTAACACAGCGGTAATTGACTTTAAGGAATTCAATGAAATTGATCCAGAGAAGGAAAAACAAGTTATTCGTCACACCGATTACAAAATACATAAGAAGTAA
- a CDS encoding tyrosine-type recombinase/integrase has product MDLVTSITNVTNKKYLTNLKESLQEKNLLDENRNLNLGQSREEDFLEWFFALKIFKEGRSFSPHTIKAYRSDAKTLLTFMLEHRLSFRDLGFPEVKTYNNYIKTNYANKTAIRKLDFFRRLLEFGYETQFYKVLLSTWVVKPPAKKGHYIIEETRQDQPQTRFQLRELTQEDAELLISYFPKIVKTDTYRMYLQTRNLLIGYFLYTTGLRASELLSLNWGSFRKNRRGNLLVDVIGKGNKPRTIPIKKETKDLLFSYRELLHESTDLNMQDTSPLFYSLYYKEENRFEKKRLTYPALYKIVKSAVKLAAQNTAISPHWFRHTFVTVMLENDVPLVVVKDWAGHSDISTTNLYLERINQDNMEVHLEKVTIFNN; this is encoded by the coding sequence ATGGATTTAGTAACCTCTATTACGAACGTTACAAACAAAAAGTATTTAACTAATCTAAAAGAATCACTTCAGGAGAAAAACCTTCTCGATGAGAACCGGAACTTAAATCTTGGTCAAAGCAGGGAAGAGGATTTTCTGGAATGGTTCTTTGCTTTAAAGATCTTTAAAGAGGGAAGGAGCTTTTCTCCACATACAATAAAAGCCTATCGATCGGATGCTAAAACGCTCCTCACGTTTATGCTTGAACATAGGCTGTCTTTTCGCGATCTCGGCTTTCCGGAAGTTAAGACGTACAACAACTACATAAAAACAAACTATGCGAACAAGACCGCTATTCGAAAACTGGACTTCTTTCGCCGGCTTTTGGAGTTTGGGTATGAGACGCAATTTTATAAGGTGCTGCTTTCAACATGGGTTGTGAAACCACCTGCGAAAAAGGGCCACTATATAATAGAAGAAACTCGTCAAGATCAGCCACAAACCCGCTTTCAATTAAGGGAGTTGACCCAGGAAGATGCAGAGTTATTAATCTCTTATTTTCCGAAAATCGTGAAGACGGATACGTACCGAATGTACTTGCAGACTCGGAATTTACTTATAGGCTATTTCTTATATACAACAGGATTACGTGCCAGTGAATTACTTAGTTTAAACTGGGGGAGTTTTAGGAAGAACCGCAGAGGAAACTTATTGGTTGATGTGATTGGAAAAGGGAATAAACCAAGGACTATTCCGATAAAGAAGGAAACCAAGGATTTGTTGTTTAGCTATCGGGAACTATTACATGAATCAACGGATCTTAATATGCAGGATACCAGTCCTTTATTTTATTCGCTATATTATAAGGAAGAAAATCGTTTCGAGAAGAAGCGTTTGACCTACCCAGCATTATATAAAATTGTAAAGTCTGCAGTTAAATTAGCAGCTCAAAATACAGCCATTAGTCCTCACTGGTTTCGGCATACTTTCGTGACGGTCATGTTGGAGAATGATGTGCCACTTGTAGTGGTAAAAGATTGGGCTGGTCATTCTGATATCTCCACGACTAATTTGTATTTAGAACGGATCAACCAAGACAACATGGAAGTACATCTAGAGAAGGTAACAATATTTAATAACTAA
- a CDS encoding YaaC family protein — protein sequence MLGLSYIGMYENYSKIQSDNPLRDIWDMILKNSDINFLSQRWEEKDMDSYTYVSTSITQAYEYFRASKVSSLKTRPLLLYYSFLNLTKAILFLKSNKKPTNYHGLCKEKIEKKIEKSEDFLLFSAEVNNGVFYQLGELIGTQPAIKTIFTLEDLFNNIVELSAVFSEYFNKNHNFICPKVDGYSNGVLKLTFNKEVLSVNEITKTNLEETFIKEFSLEEDEQNIIFYNKLNKQGEEYNIFHKQATEILEKYFSFSVYDDKRYYFNCNNSTKINGALACYGIMYLLSSIVRYKPEHIYKLLDDKTISINWFLGKICDTLERIYPNMMLNILFEEKIKFSSSDF from the coding sequence ATGTTAGGTTTGTCCTATATAGGAATGTATGAGAATTATAGTAAAATCCAATCTGATAATCCATTGAGAGATATTTGGGATATGATTTTGAAAAATAGTGATATTAACTTTCTTTCCCAACGTTGGGAGGAGAAAGATATGGACAGTTATACATATGTTTCAACTTCAATTACTCAAGCTTATGAATATTTTAGAGCCAGTAAGGTATCATCATTAAAGACTAGACCACTACTTTTATATTATTCTTTTTTAAATCTTACCAAAGCTATATTATTTTTAAAGAGTAATAAAAAACCTACTAATTATCATGGATTATGCAAAGAAAAAATCGAAAAAAAGATTGAAAAAAGTGAGGACTTTTTACTTTTTTCTGCTGAAGTTAATAATGGAGTTTTCTATCAATTGGGAGAACTAATTGGTACTCAACCAGCAATAAAAACTATTTTTACTTTGGAAGATTTGTTTAACAACATAGTTGAACTTTCTGCTGTTTTTTCTGAGTATTTCAATAAAAACCATAATTTTATTTGTCCGAAGGTGGATGGATATTCAAATGGAGTATTAAAACTTACTTTTAATAAAGAAGTATTAAGTGTTAATGAAATTACAAAAACAAATCTAGAAGAAACTTTTATTAAAGAATTTTCATTGGAAGAGGATGAGCAAAATATTATATTTTATAACAAATTAAATAAACAAGGTGAAGAATATAATATTTTTCATAAACAGGCAACTGAGATTCTTGAAAAATATTTTTCCTTTAGTGTTTATGACGATAAAAGGTATTACTTTAATTGTAATAATTCTACTAAAATTAATGGAGCATTAGCATGTTATGGGATAATGTATTTATTATCAAGTATAGTAAGATATAAGCCAGAGCATATTTATAAACTATTGGATGATAAGACTATATCAATAAATTGGTTTTTAGGAAAAATTTGTGATACTTTAGAGAGAATATATCCTAATATGATGTTAAATATCCTTTTTGAGGAAAAAATAAAATTTTCTTCTAGTGATTTTTAG
- a CDS encoding LexA family protein, protein MHKLTPRQQIILEAIKLFVAKHHYSPTVREIGDIVGSTSSITVAGYLERLKKKGLVTWEEGRPRSLKIIVKEPA, encoded by the coding sequence TTGCATAAGTTAACACCAAGGCAGCAGATCATCTTGGAAGCCATTAAGTTATTTGTAGCAAAACATCATTATTCACCGACAGTCCGGGAAATCGGTGATATAGTCGGATCAACTTCTTCCATTACGGTAGCAGGTTATCTGGAGAGGTTAAAGAAAAAAGGTCTTGTTACTTGGGAAGAGGGTAGGCCAAGAAGCTTAAAGATAATAGTAAAAGAACCCGCCTAA
- a CDS encoding sulfite exporter TauE/SafE family protein, giving the protein MSFKTEKVSNHIYLTIQSLYTLRRRIIWTILAMAVGILIAGFWNYNFVDGFGRDIVAKNMVGDTNQVAGSFRERGFGFGVLFAFAAGLAATFTACNCVTFSMLPSLACSTDRTSTRKTALKALGIFSLGVLVVTAAYGFYTGSMGSDTVQAYNGRETRLSQATVTFTLLGLFMVVWGAISFGFLNRLILRIPLHVRGLFGNPLTKAGLMGIQVGLFTVGRPFGVFRDFLAYAASTRNPLYGAFVMSIQGIGQITIMVILFLIILSLFGKRLARWSNDKPHHAELISTTALFLGGAYFIFYWGFAVPFGVGRWGEWFGWY; this is encoded by the coding sequence TTGAGTTTTAAAACTGAAAAAGTTTCAAATCACATATATTTAACAATTCAGTCACTGTACACTTTACGTCGCCGAATTATTTGGACCATACTTGCAATGGCAGTGGGTATATTAATAGCTGGGTTCTGGAATTACAACTTTGTTGACGGTTTTGGACGTGATATTGTAGCCAAAAACATGGTAGGTGATACAAATCAAGTGGCTGGATCTTTTAGGGAAAGAGGGTTTGGATTTGGTGTGTTGTTTGCCTTTGCAGCGGGACTTGCTGCAACGTTTACTGCTTGTAACTGTGTAACGTTCTCCATGCTTCCTTCCCTCGCTTGCTCCACAGATCGTACCTCTACTCGAAAAACAGCACTCAAAGCACTGGGTATTTTTAGTTTAGGTGTGCTAGTGGTTACCGCAGCTTATGGTTTTTACACGGGATCCATGGGATCTGATACAGTTCAAGCTTACAATGGACGAGAAACCCGTCTTTCTCAGGCAACCGTAACCTTTACTCTTCTCGGTCTTTTTATGGTCGTGTGGGGTGCCATTTCTTTTGGATTCTTAAATCGGCTGATCTTGAGAATCCCTTTACATGTCAGGGGCTTATTCGGTAATCCATTAACCAAAGCTGGCCTAATGGGTATACAAGTAGGGTTATTTACCGTTGGTCGCCCATTTGGTGTATTTCGTGATTTCTTGGCCTATGCTGCATCAACACGTAATCCACTATATGGAGCCTTTGTCATGAGTATTCAGGGCATTGGGCAAATAACGATTATGGTGATTTTATTCCTAATTATCTTATCGTTGTTTGGAAAGCGTTTAGCTCGATGGTCAAACGATAAACCTCATCATGCGGAGTTAATTAGTACAACCGCTCTTTTTTTAGGAGGGGCCTACTTTATTTTTTATTGGGGCTTTGCTGTTCCTTTTGGGGTAGGTCGCTGGGGTGAATGGTTCGGGTGGTACTGA
- a CDS encoding ATP-dependent nuclease, translating to MIETIYVKHGQSTSQLTLPIEGDKITIFVGPNNSGKSLILREIESYFNNISQDFKLLENIDLKMPTPEELNNYYEYFKMNDSRYVSNPGYVYLMKRTVDGKIEPLHINKHLIENALSGDKSHYQYLLQHYHGMFLLRLDGSTRFNLTSPQEGGDLGASPSNILMALFINDESRLKIREIIADAFGKYFVIDPTSMLTLRIKLSDNPPVDKSEEQALDFRARKFHNEAMDIKDLSDGIKAFTGIVTSVFSGDSKIILIDEPEAFLHPPLARKLGLRLAQLAPERNATLVAATHSSDFIMGCIQSGKEVNIIRLTYQDGVSSAKLLPSSDLTSLMKDPLLRSTGVLSSLFHDTVIITESDADRAFYQEINERLISFGNKGLNSCLFLNAQNKQTIYRILGPLRNLGIRTAAIVDIDVVKEGGQVWANLLRSAHVPSTLIEPLNILRNDVKQYFQNTGRNMKRDGGIQLLEEDEKAACQNLFDQLASYGIFIIPNGELESWLKNFGVAGHGPAWLMSIFEKMGSNPDDTDYVKPFNGDVWGFIEKIAKWSDK from the coding sequence TTGATAGAAACTATTTATGTAAAGCATGGTCAATCTACTAGCCAATTAACATTACCTATTGAAGGGGACAAAATCACTATTTTTGTTGGTCCCAACAATTCCGGTAAAAGTCTTATTTTAAGAGAGATTGAAAGTTATTTTAATAATATAAGTCAAGATTTTAAATTACTTGAAAATATTGATCTTAAAATGCCTACTCCAGAAGAGTTAAATAATTACTATGAGTATTTTAAAATGAATGACTCACGTTATGTTTCAAATCCGGGTTATGTATACCTAATGAAAAGAACAGTTGATGGAAAAATAGAGCCACTTCATATAAATAAACATTTAATTGAAAACGCATTAAGTGGAGACAAAAGTCACTATCAATACTTGCTTCAGCATTATCATGGAATGTTTTTATTAAGATTAGATGGGAGCACAAGGTTTAATTTAACTTCTCCTCAAGAAGGCGGTGATTTAGGTGCCTCTCCGTCCAATATATTAATGGCTTTATTCATTAACGATGAATCAAGATTAAAGATTAGAGAAATCATAGCTGATGCTTTTGGTAAATATTTTGTTATTGATCCAACAAGTATGTTGACTCTGCGAATCAAATTATCGGATAACCCCCCAGTCGATAAAAGTGAAGAACAAGCTCTAGACTTTAGAGCAAGAAAATTTCACAATGAAGCGATGGATATTAAAGATTTAAGTGATGGTATAAAAGCTTTTACAGGAATTGTTACATCTGTGTTTAGTGGGGATTCGAAAATTATCCTAATAGATGAACCTGAAGCTTTTCTTCATCCACCATTAGCTAGGAAATTAGGTTTAAGATTGGCACAACTCGCTCCTGAAAGGAACGCTACACTTGTTGCTGCCACACATAGCTCAGATTTTATTATGGGATGCATTCAATCAGGAAAAGAAGTAAACATTATTAGATTAACATATCAAGACGGTGTATCATCGGCTAAATTACTGCCTTCCTCTGATTTGACCAGTCTAATGAAGGATCCTTTATTAAGATCAACTGGAGTTCTAAGTTCTCTTTTTCACGACACGGTAATAATTACTGAATCAGATGCTGACCGAGCATTCTACCAAGAAATCAATGAGAGATTGATTTCTTTTGGTAATAAGGGACTAAATAGTTGCTTATTCCTAAATGCACAAAATAAGCAGACTATATATCGTATTCTAGGTCCATTGCGTAATCTCGGAATAAGAACTGCTGCTATAGTAGACATTGATGTTGTAAAAGAAGGTGGACAAGTTTGGGCAAACTTGCTCAGATCAGCACACGTTCCATCTACCCTTATTGAACCTTTAAATATTCTTCGTAATGACGTAAAGCAATACTTTCAAAATACCGGAAGGAATATGAAGAGGGATGGCGGTATTCAACTGTTAGAAGAAGATGAAAAGGCCGCATGTCAAAATCTATTTGATCAATTAGCTAGTTATGGTATTTTTATTATACCCAATGGTGAACTCGAATCTTGGCTTAAAAACTTTGGTGTTGCTGGTCATGGACCTGCCTGGTTGATGTCTATTTTTGAAAAAATGGGTAGTAATCCTGACGATACAGATTATGTAAAACCCTTTAATGGAGATGTATGGGGATTTATTGAAAAGATAGCAAAGTGGTCAGATAAATAA
- a CDS encoding recombinase family protein, with translation MSQKIFGYIRVSSKDQNEARQLKEIQEMGVKDRDIFIDKESGKDFYRSQYQKLKHCLREGDLLYVKSIDRFGRNSREIKKEWEEITQVIRADIKVLDMPLLDTTQHKDRLGTFVSDLVLQVLAFVSERERENFLQRQAEGIAIAKAKGKHLGRPKSNLTTLNKEQLKTLKNNYPKWIKKEIKSVDFMKMLSLKKNTFYKIIKQYKLHK, from the coding sequence ATGAGCCAAAAAATATTTGGTTATATAAGAGTATCTAGTAAAGACCAAAATGAAGCTAGGCAACTAAAAGAAATTCAGGAAATGGGTGTAAAAGATAGGGACATTTTTATTGATAAGGAAAGTGGAAAAGACTTTTATAGAAGTCAATACCAAAAATTAAAACATTGTTTGCGTGAAGGTGATTTACTTTATGTAAAATCCATTGACCGTTTTGGAAGAAACTCAAGAGAGATAAAGAAAGAGTGGGAAGAGATTACACAAGTTATTAGAGCGGATATAAAGGTTTTAGATATGCCCTTGTTAGATACAACGCAACACAAAGATAGATTAGGAACCTTTGTGAGTGATTTAGTCTTGCAGGTTTTAGCTTTCGTGAGTGAACGAGAACGGGAGAATTTTCTCCAACGACAAGCTGAAGGGATAGCTATTGCAAAAGCAAAAGGAAAGCATCTAGGTAGGCCAAAATCAAATTTAACCACTTTAAACAAAGAGCAATTGAAAACATTAAAAAACAATTATCCTAAATGGATAAAAAAGGAAATAAAATCAGTAGATTTTATGAAAATGTTAAGTCTAAAAAAAAATACCTTTTATAAAATTATAAAACAATATAAGCTCCACAAGTAA
- the hepT gene encoding type VII toxin-antitoxin system HepT family RNase toxin, with translation MKNDVILNKISVIERCINRIHQVYENDPENLKDFTKQDSMILNVQRACEASIDLAMHIIADKRLGLPQSSRDAFDMLQEHAIIEENLAKRLKAMVGFRNIAVHDYQSINIEILEKHLGDFKEFTRQILQY, from the coding sequence ATGAAAAATGACGTTATTCTAAACAAGATTAGTGTAATTGAACGCTGTATAAATAGGATTCATCAGGTTTATGAAAATGATCCTGAAAACCTTAAGGACTTTACCAAGCAAGACTCCATGATCCTTAATGTACAACGAGCGTGTGAAGCCTCAATCGACTTGGCCATGCATATAATTGCAGATAAACGTCTAGGACTTCCGCAATCAAGTAGAGATGCGTTTGATATGCTACAAGAGCATGCAATTATTGAGGAAAATCTAGCTAAGCGATTAAAAGCAATGGTTGGGTTTAGAAATATAGCTGTTCATGATTATCAGTCCATAAACATTGAGATCTTAGAAAAACACCTTGGTGATTTTAAAGAGTTTACAAGACAAATACTTCAATACTAA
- a CDS encoding GNAT family N-acetyltransferase: MCNILSTNVFTYKSKDGKTVIIREAKEQDAERMLNSASKALINAPYMLSTVEDVKKMSVDAIQKTLKAYHENPNYVQFIAEVDDKLVGAIDFKNGNKEKIRHQGSFAMTILPEYRNYGIGRALLETLINWAKNNSKIEKVCLEVMEDNLGAIQLYKNLGFFVEGRKAKGVKLGDGYQDLILMALFV; this comes from the coding sequence GTGTGTAATATATTATCAACTAATGTTTTTACTTATAAATCTAAGGATGGAAAAACAGTAATAATTAGAGAAGCTAAAGAACAGGATGCAGAAAGAATGCTAAATTCTGCTTCAAAAGCTTTAATAAACGCTCCATACATGCTAAGTACGGTTGAGGATGTAAAAAAGATGAGTGTTGATGCTATTCAAAAAACGTTAAAAGCTTATCATGAAAATCCAAATTATGTACAGTTTATTGCTGAAGTTGACGATAAGTTAGTCGGTGCAATAGATTTTAAGAACGGAAACAAAGAAAAAATTAGACATCAAGGGTCTTTTGCGATGACCATACTACCTGAATATCGAAATTATGGTATTGGAAGAGCTCTTCTAGAAACGTTAATCAATTGGGCTAAAAATAACAGTAAAATTGAAAAAGTTTGTCTTGAGGTAATGGAAGATAATTTAGGTGCAATCCAGTTATATAAAAATCTAGGCTTTTTTGTAGAGGGTAGAAAAGCAAAGGGTGTAAAATTGGGTGACGGCTATCAAGATTTAATATTAATGGCTCTATTCGTTTGA
- a CDS encoding RnfABCDGE type electron transport complex subunit D translates to MDKDTIKTNSHTPQKLITSWNDYKVDPRYFLLLFLASFVTAGQIYLGFFQTLDAMIVSVACTTITELLLVKFLYKKWKFPLSAIISGLGISLLLSSYALWPYALASFLAMFFKFFIRFQGGHVFNPNNLALVIILFFLPEFAVSTPKQWTNGLGVMITILILGLFVTYLANRLDTVLSFLFGFFIFGLIRHFFFEEPLWSAIGPIMGASLQLFSFYMITDPKTTPKSRKARIIFAILVAFVDAIFRNSSIPNSQFYASFIISLLFTVPYRYYTKQNTSLLKSHN, encoded by the coding sequence ATGGATAAAGATACTATAAAAACAAACAGTCACACACCTCAAAAATTAATTACTTCTTGGAACGATTATAAAGTTGATCCAAGATATTTTTTATTATTATTTCTAGCATCGTTTGTTACAGCTGGGCAGATTTATTTAGGTTTTTTCCAAACGTTGGACGCCATGATTGTTTCAGTTGCCTGTACTACAATTACCGAATTATTATTGGTCAAATTCCTATATAAAAAATGGAAGTTCCCCTTAAGTGCCATAATTTCAGGCCTAGGAATAAGTTTATTACTAAGCTCATATGCCCTTTGGCCATATGCACTTGCTTCATTTCTTGCCATGTTCTTTAAATTTTTTATCCGTTTTCAAGGTGGACATGTATTTAATCCTAACAATCTAGCATTAGTCATTATATTGTTTTTTTTACCAGAGTTCGCGGTTAGCACACCAAAGCAATGGACAAACGGATTAGGTGTCATGATAACTATCTTAATCTTGGGTCTATTCGTAACCTATTTAGCAAATCGACTTGATACCGTACTTTCTTTCTTATTTGGTTTTTTTATATTTGGACTAATAAGACATTTCTTTTTCGAAGAACCCCTCTGGTCTGCAATTGGACCTATTATGGGTGCCTCTCTACAGCTATTTAGTTTCTATATGATTACTGATCCGAAAACCACACCAAAATCTAGGAAAGCGAGAATTATCTTTGCTATATTGGTCGCTTTTGTTGACGCAATTTTTAGAAACTCCAGTATACCTAATTCACAATTCTACGCGAGTTTTATAATCAGTTTGCTGTTCACTGTTCCATATCGATATTACACCAAACAAAACACGTCTTTATTGAAATCACATAACTAA
- a CDS encoding HsdM family class I SAM-dependent methyltransferase: MVKRKKQEPLNVSRFIKELLVDELGFPFKQIVNDISFEKYTGIKRPDILISEVEYDLELQNNDEFIQNLIAYAEAKHDCAVDSRDWKDAYNQGLLKAQKEALDIPFFIVTNFLVTHFYNTQNGERISLNGIPIADFQNMDVLRLIRKKLDENPDLNNIQTNVDTQQAISEASFNNKLWELAGIYRDINFKNITEKIDFTIGFIALKFYEEKVEMENKKNKTKDYWSDIQSYIQKPDTFTTALGGYIQRLQNETDFGEFKSLMNIVREKLNALDGITQEQIIEIYTIIEGMGRLHGCGFDLFGSVYEKFASNKEKGDFGEFFTRRNYTHVLTKLLLKDEKYFNAQRPFIIGDFACGTGGFLTEAFKILQSKYKNPMTGKLEPRVEEFLKSQCIYGYDVKEENVSRTKLNMFLVGDGHTHIIRKDTLREELTGNSWDYVLMNPPYGNGSTKAETSSITTNRYELAFLAKIVKSLKIGGKACVIVPDGFFENPSIMAFRKEIMSLCTINAVISLPKHAFAPYTKEKTYALFIEKRSQEESPLQTEDIWMYIIDNDGYANSDKRFETNLKDADNKWLHNEIKGYIDNHGNEKVSILEERWLKYDDSSSGGTEFINEKGETITKRKSGFVMVSNINEENYYNLLPEFYLRPYEPKYITLKELDREIETIEGILKDISKLTVDDIKNKLGVENDEG; encoded by the coding sequence ATGGTAAAAAGAAAAAAACAAGAGCCACTTAATGTTAGTAGATTCATTAAAGAACTACTTGTCGATGAATTAGGGTTTCCGTTTAAGCAAATTGTTAATGATATCTCATTTGAAAAATATACAGGTATAAAAAGGCCTGATATTTTAATATCTGAGGTTGAATACGATTTAGAATTACAAAATAATGATGAATTTATTCAAAATCTTATTGCCTATGCAGAAGCAAAACATGATTGTGCTGTTGATAGTAGAGATTGGAAGGACGCTTACAATCAAGGTTTACTAAAAGCACAGAAAGAAGCTTTAGATATTCCCTTTTTTATTGTAACCAATTTTTTAGTTACTCATTTTTATAATACACAAAACGGTGAGAGAATCTCTTTAAATGGCATCCCAATCGCAGACTTTCAAAATATGGATGTACTTCGTTTAATTAGAAAAAAATTGGATGAAAACCCCGATTTAAACAATATTCAAACTAATGTAGATACCCAACAAGCGATTTCTGAGGCATCGTTCAATAATAAACTATGGGAACTTGCTGGAATATATAGAGATATAAATTTTAAAAATATTACTGAAAAAATTGATTTTACTATTGGTTTTATAGCACTTAAATTTTATGAAGAAAAAGTTGAAATGGAGAACAAGAAAAATAAGACTAAGGACTACTGGTCGGATATTCAATCTTACATACAAAAACCAGATACTTTTACAACGGCATTAGGCGGTTACATACAAAGATTACAAAATGAAACCGATTTTGGTGAATTTAAAAGCTTAATGAATATAGTTAGAGAGAAATTAAATGCCCTTGATGGCATAACTCAAGAACAAATAATAGAAATTTATACCATTATTGAAGGAATGGGAAGATTGCATGGATGTGGTTTTGATTTATTCGGCTCAGTTTATGAAAAATTTGCATCCAATAAGGAAAAAGGAGATTTTGGTGAATTTTTTACAAGACGAAATTACACTCATGTGTTAACAAAGTTATTATTAAAAGATGAAAAATATTTTAATGCGCAAAGACCCTTTATTATCGGGGATTTTGCATGTGGAACAGGTGGTTTTCTAACCGAGGCTTTTAAAATATTACAAAGTAAATACAAAAATCCTATGACAGGTAAATTAGAACCCAGAGTTGAAGAGTTTTTAAAGTCGCAATGTATTTACGGTTATGATGTAAAAGAGGAGAATGTATCGAGAACTAAATTAAATATGTTTTTAGTTGGAGATGGACACACGCATATTATTAGGAAGGATACTTTAAGAGAAGAGTTAACTGGGAACAGTTGGGATTATGTACTTATGAATCCTCCGTATGGAAATGGAAGTACAAAGGCGGAGACATCATCTATAACTACAAATAGATATGAATTGGCGTTCTTGGCCAAAATAGTTAAATCTTTAAAAATTGGTGGTAAAGCATGTGTAATAGTGCCTGATGGTTTCTTTGAGAATCCTTCTATTATGGCATTTAGGAAAGAAATAATGAGTTTATGCACAATCAATGCGGTTATTTCATTACCTAAACACGCATTCGCTCCATATACCAAAGAGAAAACTTATGCTTTATTCATTGAGAAGAGAAGTCAGGAAGAATCCCCTCTCCAAACAGAAGATATTTGGATGTATATCATTGATAATGATGGGTATGCAAATTCAGATAAACGATTTGAAACAAATTTAAAAGATGCTGATAACAAATGGTTGCATAACGAGATTAAAGGATATATAGATAATCATGGTAATGAAAAAGTCAGCATTTTAGAAGAAAGATGGCTTAAGTATGATGATTCATCTTCAGGGGGAACTGAATTTATTAACGAAAAAGGAGAGACAATAACAAAGAGAAAATCTGGATTTGTTATGGTCTCTAATATAAATGAAGAAAATTATTATAATTTGTTACCTGAATTTTATTTAAGGCCTTATGAACCCAAATATATTACTTTAAAAGAATTAGATAGAGAAATAGAGACAATTGAGGGGATTTTAAAAGATATCTCAAAATTAACAGTGGATGATATAAAGAATAAGTTGGGCGTTGAGAATGATGAAGGTTAA
- the mntA gene encoding type VII toxin-antitoxin system MntA family adenylyltransferase antitoxin: MKPDMFQTIQDFLIAKIDPTFIIIFGSYAKDSVHKESDIDIAFHSQKKFTTYEIFEFSQELASLLKVDVDLVDINAASTVFKAQIYTTGQLIYCVDDNVFKNLQMTALSMYAKLNEERKNILKKIDESGSIYEK; this comes from the coding sequence ATGAAACCAGATATGTTTCAAACCATCCAGGATTTCCTAATAGCAAAAATTGATCCAACATTTATCATTATCTTTGGATCCTATGCGAAAGACTCTGTACATAAAGAAAGCGATATTGATATTGCTTTCCATTCACAAAAGAAATTTACTACATATGAAATTTTTGAATTCTCACAAGAACTGGCATCCTTACTCAAAGTAGATGTCGATTTAGTGGATATAAATGCAGCATCAACTGTTTTTAAGGCTCAGATTTACACAACTGGTCAGTTAATTTATTGTGTTGATGATAACGTTTTTAAGAACTTACAAATGACTGCTCTAAGCATGTACGCTAAGCTAAATGAAGAACGTAAAAACATACTAAAGAAAATTGATGAAAGCGGGTCAATTTATGAAAAATGA